One Chromatiales bacterium DNA window includes the following coding sequences:
- a CDS encoding EamA family transporter: protein MATSQEWFYWALLSAVFAALTAIFAKIGLDGVDSDLATLIRTVLILLLLGAFVWLAGKWTNPLTLSGRTLLFLALSAVSTGVSWVCYFRALKIGDASRVAPIDKLSIVFVAMFAFLFLGERPIGREWLGIGLIAAGAAVLALRR, encoded by the coding sequence ATGGCTACATCGCAGGAATGGTTCTATTGGGCACTGCTGTCGGCCGTGTTCGCGGCGCTGACGGCAATCTTCGCCAAGATCGGTCTGGACGGCGTCGACTCGGACCTCGCGACCCTGATCCGGACGGTGCTGATCCTGCTGTTGCTCGGCGCATTCGTGTGGCTGGCGGGCAAATGGACAAACCCACTGACCCTGTCGGGTCGAACCCTGCTTTTCCTCGCGCTGTCCGCAGTCTCCACCGGCGTTTCGTGGGTCTGCTATTTTCGCGCGCTCAAGATTGGCGACGCATCGAGGGTCGCCCCGATCGACAAGCTCAGCATCGTCTTCGTCGCGATGTTCGCGTTTCTGTTTCTCGGCGAGCGACCGATCGGACGCGAGTGGCTCGGGATCGGCCTCATAGCCGCGGGTGCTGCCGTGCTGGCATTAAGGCGCTAG
- a CDS encoding cytochrome c family protein: MIKSHHPSDNCAARYWLAGVFTLLAAAVILMCDPAVAHKGIVEERAGLDHEPTRERPFPPSYITTDSGRPLRAEDFESPEVCAGCHPRQYEGWRGSMHSFSFKDPIFQAEWAKGDKAMDGKLLYYCGACHAPIGTITQSLSFDEESGKFVSSNEIATRGVSCDVCHQMTDTNFLNTHTLEHGNASFNISPGNTKYGPLKDAVSPYHDTQYSELHTRADLCANCHNIHHPINGMPIERTYDEWKRSVYAQHDIVCQDCHMNPVETAIRIAKELKRPEELAEEVERLRGKAGTVAKSERSVVHNHEFVGGNAVITAALQPDNKAARRHADIARQRLQNAAEVDLAMRRLDNGLLELAVDVRNVAAGHHLPTSLTQVREMWLQIDVRDGRGTKLLSNGGLDSHGDIEQGSVIFRTVAVDTAGNATHNPWEMNHFVEDTTIPPKGHALHRFVFPMPKDATVKVDVRLNYRSASQHFIDQLLGDGKVAVPIVRMEHKVNEYRVAGKQIELISEKVDPPVAEDSVSSGTRH; the protein is encoded by the coding sequence ATGATCAAATCGCATCACCCAAGCGACAACTGCGCGGCCCGATACTGGCTGGCCGGCGTGTTTACGCTGCTCGCAGCCGCGGTCATCCTGATGTGTGATCCAGCCGTTGCACACAAGGGCATCGTCGAGGAACGTGCGGGCCTCGATCATGAGCCGACCCGGGAACGTCCGTTCCCGCCGTCGTACATCACGACCGACTCGGGCCGCCCCCTGCGCGCCGAGGATTTCGAAAGCCCCGAGGTCTGCGCCGGCTGCCATCCGCGCCAGTACGAGGGCTGGCGGGGTTCCATGCACTCGTTTTCGTTCAAGGACCCGATCTTTCAGGCCGAGTGGGCGAAGGGCGACAAGGCGATGGACGGCAAGCTGCTGTATTACTGCGGAGCATGCCACGCGCCGATCGGAACCATCACCCAGTCCCTGTCGTTCGACGAGGAGAGCGGCAAATTCGTTTCGTCGAACGAAATTGCCACGCGCGGCGTCAGTTGCGATGTCTGCCACCAGATGACCGACACGAACTTTCTGAACACGCACACGCTGGAACACGGCAACGCATCGTTCAACATCTCGCCCGGAAACACGAAGTACGGCCCGCTGAAGGATGCGGTCTCACCGTATCACGACACCCAGTATTCCGAGCTGCACACGCGTGCGGACCTTTGCGCGAACTGTCACAACATCCATCACCCGATCAACGGCATGCCGATCGAGCGCACCTATGACGAGTGGAAGCGCTCGGTCTATGCGCAGCACGACATTGTCTGTCAGGACTGCCACATGAACCCGGTGGAGACCGCCATCCGGATTGCAAAAGAGCTCAAGCGTCCGGAGGAACTTGCCGAGGAAGTTGAACGTTTGCGTGGCAAGGCCGGCACCGTGGCGAAGTCCGAGCGATCGGTGGTGCACAACCATGAATTTGTTGGTGGCAATGCGGTGATTACCGCGGCACTGCAGCCCGATAACAAGGCGGCCCGCCGACACGCCGACATCGCTCGTCAGCGGCTACAGAATGCGGCCGAGGTGGATCTGGCAATGCGCCGTCTCGACAACGGGTTGCTCGAACTTGCGGTTGACGTGCGCAATGTAGCCGCTGGTCACCATCTGCCGACCTCGCTGACCCAGGTGCGTGAGATGTGGTTGCAGATCGACGTGCGCGATGGCCGGGGTACGAAGCTGCTCTCAAATGGTGGTCTCGACTCGCACGGTGACATCGAGCAGGGTTCCGTGATCTTCCGCACCGTGGCGGTGGATACTGCCGGTAATGCGACCCACAACCCGTGGGAAATGAATCACTTCGTCGAGGACACCACCATTCCGCCGAAAGGGCATGCGCTGCACCGGTTCGTGTTTCCCATGCCGAAGGACGCCACGGTCAAGGTGGACGTGCGGCTGAATTACCGCAGTGCCTCGCAGCATTTCATCGATCAGCTGCTCGGCGACGGCAAGGTGGCGGTGCCGATCGTGCGCATGGAACACAAGGTCAACGAGTACCGTGTTGCCGGCAAACAGATCGAGCTGATCAGCGAAAAAGTCGACCCGCCCGTGGCCGAAGACTCCGTATCCTCTGGCACGCGCCATTGA
- a CDS encoding cytochrome c4 yields MILAVSGTIPAGVAKAGGDPEAGRTASAACAGCHGPDGMSPIPGTPHLAGLPETYVVNQLRAFKEGRRSDPIMMGMAAALTDTAMADIGAWYAGLMPGAGGPPDEQAKLIAEGERVYFHGNADTGLAACVGCHGRDGRGLPKEPSIPPLRGQRADYVAKMLTAFKGGLRSNDAEEMMRRIAERMDEREISATAAYVQALGRR; encoded by the coding sequence GTGATATTGGCCGTATCCGGCACCATCCCCGCCGGTGTTGCGAAGGCCGGCGGGGATCCGGAAGCCGGGCGGACGGCCTCCGCCGCCTGCGCGGGATGCCACGGCCCGGATGGCATGAGTCCCATCCCCGGTACGCCCCATCTCGCGGGCCTGCCCGAAACCTACGTGGTCAATCAGCTCAGGGCCTTCAAGGAAGGCCGCCGGTCCGATCCGATCATGATGGGGATGGCCGCCGCGTTGACCGACACGGCCATGGCGGACATCGGCGCTTGGTACGCAGGCCTCATGCCGGGTGCGGGCGGGCCACCCGACGAACAGGCGAAGCTGATTGCCGAGGGTGAACGCGTTTACTTCCATGGCAACGCTGACACCGGACTCGCCGCCTGCGTGGGTTGCCACGGTCGCGACGGGCGCGGATTGCCGAAGGAGCCATCCATCCCGCCCCTGCGCGGCCAGCGCGCCGACTATGTCGCGAAGATGCTGACGGCCTTCAAGGGTGGCCTGCGCAGCAACGACGCCGAGGAAATGATGCGTCGCATCGCCGAGCGGATGGACGAGCGCGAAATCAGCGCGACAGCCGCTTACGTTCAGGCGCTCGGGAGACGTTGA
- a CDS encoding rhodanese-like domain-containing protein produces the protein MIRRIQLAVLVAFMSLLCARTAMAEPDGLVIDAMIELLDFTEYQGGNLLPEQIPAADYSNLFVVDVRRPEDFAHDHIPGAVHIEWRQLVARRTELPRDKTVLVYCNTGSLSAQGAFALKLSGYDNVKVLTGGYDSWKAKGGLAANERAANPRL, from the coding sequence GTGATCAGACGAATCCAATTGGCGGTGCTCGTTGCATTTATGAGCCTGCTGTGCGCCAGAACAGCGATGGCCGAGCCGGACGGTCTGGTGATAGACGCGATGATCGAACTGCTCGACTTCACCGAATACCAGGGGGGCAACCTGCTCCCCGAGCAGATTCCGGCCGCAGACTATTCGAATCTTTTTGTTGTCGACGTCCGTCGTCCGGAGGATTTCGCGCACGATCATATCCCCGGCGCGGTGCACATCGAGTGGCGACAACTCGTCGCACGCCGGACAGAACTGCCGCGAGACAAGACCGTACTTGTATATTGCAATACCGGGAGCCTCTCGGCCCAGGGGGCATTTGCCTTAAAACTTTCCGGGTACGACAACGTCAAGGTTTTGACCGGTGGCTACGACAGCTGGAAAGCAAAGGGCGGTTTGGCGGCCAACGAGCGCGCTGCCAACCCCAGGCTCTAG
- a CDS encoding tautomerase family protein, which yields MPLITVTALKPKGPSFKSAVLDSVHAALIAVGVPETDRFQRFLELAPEDFRFDAGYPDAQGARDENFVLIEVLWSVGRSVKVKRRFLDVLMEQIRDRDLDPENVMVVFKETTWENWAFAGGRQIHV from the coding sequence ATGCCGCTGATCACCGTCACCGCCCTGAAACCCAAGGGCCCTTCGTTCAAGTCCGCCGTTCTGGATTCCGTTCACGCCGCGCTGATCGCAGTCGGCGTACCCGAAACCGACCGGTTCCAGCGCTTTCTCGAACTCGCACCCGAGGATTTTCGTTTCGACGCGGGCTATCCCGACGCGCAAGGGGCTCGTGATGAGAACTTTGTCCTCATCGAGGTGCTCTGGTCGGTAGGGCGCAGCGTGAAGGTCAAGCGACGGTTTCTCGACGTACTGATGGAGCAGATCCGGGATCGCGATCTCGATCCGGAGAACGTCATGGTCGTGTTCAAGGAAACGACCTGGGAGAACTGGGCCTTTGCCGGCGGTCGCCAGATTCACGTCTAG
- a CDS encoding 5'-nucleotidase C-terminal domain-containing protein, translating to MTMKRRDFIKWAGAATAAGLVPELALAASKGLDKLFDVPMKGSARLMHFTDVHGQILPTYFREPNVNLGVGDAFGRPPHIVGKAFMKEMGFKEGSPEAYAFTYIDFDNLAKKYGPTGGFAQLKTLIEHLRAQAGGRQNTLLLDGGDSWQGSGTSLWTRGVDMVETSNILGVDVMVGHWEFTYSQEQLLSNVALFKGDFVGQNVRVKESSMFGGDYMDIVEKYNGLGLFSEDTGHAFRPYTIKEVGGARIAVIGQAFPRLGNANPQEFFPDLSFGLREDDLIDLAQKIRDEEKPAAIVLLSHNGMDVDIKMASRVPGLTAVFGGHTHDGVPKPVRVKNADGNECLVTNAGSNAKFVGVMDLDIQGGQVKGVHYRMVPVITNMLPADPEMAAYIKRMRGKVYDQEIKESRVPALYTNKERHGKTFEQILGEKLAIAGQTLYRRGNFMGSWDQVLCNALIEEYKADCALSAGVRWGTTVPKGEWITMDDVINQSSMTYAETYVSDLTGKQLLDILEGVADNLFDPDPYLQSGGDMVRVGGLDYTIHPRKTLGERIHDARLDDGTPIDPDKVYKVAGWAQVNRTPEGRLLWDLTRDYILRHRDPKTQKFTLKKINHPKLVGVSDDPGLENYPGEVG from the coding sequence ATGACCATGAAACGACGTGATTTCATCAAGTGGGCCGGCGCGGCCACCGCGGCCGGACTGGTGCCGGAGCTCGCGCTCGCCGCCAGCAAGGGCCTGGACAAACTGTTCGACGTGCCCATGAAAGGCTCGGCGCGCCTGATGCATTTCACCGACGTGCACGGCCAGATCCTGCCAACCTATTTTCGTGAACCGAACGTGAACCTTGGCGTCGGCGACGCCTTCGGCCGGCCGCCGCACATCGTCGGCAAGGCGTTCATGAAGGAAATGGGTTTCAAGGAGGGTAGTCCGGAGGCCTATGCGTTTACCTATATCGATTTCGACAACCTCGCAAAGAAGTACGGCCCGACCGGGGGCTTTGCGCAGCTCAAGACCCTGATCGAACATCTGCGCGCGCAGGCCGGCGGGCGACAGAACACCCTGCTGCTCGACGGCGGCGACAGCTGGCAGGGTTCCGGCACCTCGCTGTGGACTCGCGGCGTGGACATGGTTGAGACCTCTAACATTCTGGGTGTCGACGTGATGGTCGGCCACTGGGAGTTCACCTACAGCCAGGAGCAGCTGCTCAGCAACGTCGCGCTGTTCAAGGGCGATTTCGTCGGCCAGAACGTGCGCGTGAAAGAGTCGTCGATGTTCGGCGGCGATTACATGGACATAGTCGAGAAATACAACGGCCTTGGGCTGTTCAGCGAGGACACCGGCCATGCGTTCCGCCCGTACACGATCAAGGAGGTCGGCGGCGCGCGCATCGCGGTGATCGGTCAGGCGTTCCCGCGCCTTGGTAATGCCAATCCGCAGGAGTTCTTCCCGGATCTGTCCTTCGGCCTGCGCGAGGATGACCTTATCGACCTTGCACAGAAGATTCGCGACGAGGAGAAGCCCGCCGCCATCGTCCTGCTTTCCCACAACGGCATGGACGTGGACATCAAGATGGCCAGCCGGGTACCGGGCCTGACGGCGGTGTTCGGCGGACATACCCACGACGGCGTGCCGAAGCCGGTGCGGGTCAAGAATGCCGATGGCAACGAATGCCTCGTGACTAACGCGGGTTCGAACGCAAAGTTCGTCGGCGTGATGGACCTGGATATCCAGGGCGGTCAGGTCAAGGGTGTTCACTACCGGATGGTGCCGGTCATCACGAACATGCTGCCGGCCGACCCCGAGATGGCCGCGTACATCAAACGCATGCGCGGCAAGGTCTACGACCAGGAGATCAAGGAGAGTCGCGTTCCTGCGCTGTATACGAACAAGGAGCGTCACGGCAAGACCTTCGAACAGATCCTAGGCGAGAAACTCGCCATCGCCGGCCAGACGCTCTATCGACGCGGCAACTTCATGGGCAGCTGGGACCAGGTGCTCTGCAATGCACTGATCGAGGAGTACAAGGCCGACTGCGCGCTTTCCGCAGGCGTACGCTGGGGCACGACCGTGCCGAAGGGCGAGTGGATCACGATGGACGATGTCATCAACCAGAGTTCGATGACCTACGCCGAAACCTATGTATCCGACCTGACGGGCAAGCAGTTGCTGGACATACTCGAAGGCGTGGCCGACAACCTGTTCGATCCGGACCCGTACCTGCAATCCGGCGGCGACATGGTGCGCGTCGGTGGGCTCGACTACACGATCCACCCGCGCAAAACACTGGGCGAACGCATCCACGATGCGCGGCTCGATGACGGAACGCCGATCGATCCGGACAAGGTCTACAAGGTAGCCGGCTGGGCGCAGGTCAACCGCACGCCGGAAGGTCGACTGCTGTGGGATCTCACGCGCGACTACATCCTGAGGCACCGTGACCCCAAGACTCAGAAGTTCACTCTAAAAAAGATCAATCACCCGAAGCTCGTTGGCGTGAGCGACGACCCGGGTCTGGAAAACTACCCCGGCGAGGTTGGCTGA
- a CDS encoding cytochrome c produces MNISKQIVLAAVVALAAGNVTAGDAAAGKARAGACAGCHGATGVSNVPMYPNLAGQKEAYLVKAIKAYKSGERGDPTMKAMVAALSDADVDNLAAFYAGQACK; encoded by the coding sequence ATGAATATCAGCAAGCAAATCGTCCTCGCCGCCGTCGTCGCACTTGCGGCCGGCAATGTCACTGCCGGCGATGCTGCCGCTGGCAAGGCCCGCGCAGGCGCCTGTGCCGGTTGCCATGGCGCAACCGGGGTCAGCAACGTGCCGATGTATCCGAATCTGGCCGGCCAGAAAGAGGCCTATCTGGTCAAGGCGATCAAGGCCTACAAGAGCGGCGAACGCGGCGACCCCACGATGAAGGCCATGGTTGCGGCCCTGTCGGATGCCGATGTCGACAACCTCGCGGCGTTCTATGCCGGCCAGGCCTGCAAGTAG